The following proteins are encoded in a genomic region of Amphiura filiformis chromosome 18, Afil_fr2py, whole genome shotgun sequence:
- the LOC140138744 gene encoding uncharacterized protein, which produces MGGFFSSLPDVDMDGPEAELVREIIHEKCVVVFSKTYCGYSRMAKQTLDSVHAHYEVVELDKRGDGEKIQAVLGKMTGATTVPRVFIKEKCVGGGTEVKALHDSGKLVPMLQECNAIIE; this is translated from the exons ATGGGCGGTTTCTTCTCATCCCTACCAGATGTGGACATGGATGGTCCTGAAGCAGAGTTGGTGCGGGAGATCATTCACGAGAAGTGTGTAGTGGTATTCTCCAAGACTTACTGTGGATACTCTAGAATGGCCAAGCAAACGTTAGATTCAGTACATGCACACTATGAGGTTGTTGAGTTGGATAAGAGAGGAGATGGAGAAAAAATACAGGCTGTGCTTGGAAAGATGACTGGTGCCACCACG GTGCCAAGAGTGTTCATCAAGGAGAAATGCGTTGGTGGAGGTACTGAAGTGAAAGCCTTACATGACAGTGGCAAACTTGTGCCTATGCTACAAGAGTGCAATGCCATTATTGAATAA